In the genome of Bradyrhizobium sp. CIAT3101, one region contains:
- the sctR gene encoding type III secretion system export apparatus subunit SctR, whose product MTDIQPSILALVALTIGLGLLAFAVVTTTAFLKVSVVLFLVRNALGTQSIPPNIVLYGAALILTVFISAPVLEQIYNRVTDPQLHYQTLEDWATAAKEGSEPLRAHLKKFTSEEQRTFFLSSTEQVWSEEMRSKATTDDFAILVPSFLISELKRAFEIGFLLYLPFITIDLIVTTILMAMGMSMVSPTMISVPFKLFLFVTIDGWSRLMHGLVLSYATPGG is encoded by the coding sequence ATGACTGACATTCAGCCAAGCATCCTTGCACTTGTTGCACTGACGATCGGCCTCGGTCTGCTGGCGTTCGCAGTCGTTACAACGACGGCGTTCCTAAAGGTTTCTGTCGTTCTCTTCCTCGTGCGTAACGCACTCGGGACCCAGTCCATACCGCCGAACATCGTTCTGTACGGTGCTGCGTTGATCCTTACCGTCTTCATTAGCGCTCCAGTGTTGGAGCAGATTTACAACCGCGTTACGGACCCGCAACTTCACTATCAAACCCTCGAGGACTGGGCGACAGCCGCAAAGGAAGGGAGTGAGCCGCTGCGCGCTCACCTGAAAAAGTTCACCTCTGAGGAGCAGCGCACGTTTTTCCTTTCTTCTACAGAACAGGTTTGGTCTGAGGAGATGCGCAGTAAGGCAACAACGGATGACTTTGCGATCCTTGTACCGTCGTTTCTAATCTCAGAACTTAAACGTGCGTTTGAAATCGGTTTCCTTCTCTATCTTCCATTCATAACGATTGATCTAATTGTAACGACGATCTTGATGGCCATGGGCATGTCAATGGTGTCGCCCACAATGATATCTGTTCCCTTTAAGCTCTTTCTGTTCGTCACGATCGACGGATGGTCGCGGCTCATGCATGGATTGGTCTTAAGCTACGCCACGCCCGGAGGTTAA
- the sctJ gene encoding type III secretion inner membrane ring lipoprotein SctJ, producing MALLTQRRIDFGAPAGRWFHAFLLFPLLLSLAGCKADLYTKVQEREANEMLALLLSKGVDAVRVVGKDGTSTIQVEAKQLAFSINLLNDQGLPRQPFKSLGEVFKGAGLVASPVEERARYVYALSEELSRTINDIDGVLSARVHVVLPKNDLLRQDATPSSASVFIRHDSNAKLSALLPQIKMLVANSIEGLSYDKVTVVFVPVERAQHELLSVPAAAAGQSGKLVSTPFLAVGIGGAGAALGVLCYLLLSTRVRQLGQFLRKVANLGPGASMRAVKTAGKKLNSDSR from the coding sequence ATGGCTCTCTTGACGCAGAGAAGGATCGATTTCGGGGCTCCGGCAGGAAGGTGGTTTCATGCATTTCTCCTATTCCCGCTTCTGCTCTCGTTGGCCGGTTGCAAGGCCGATCTCTATACTAAAGTTCAGGAGCGCGAAGCCAACGAAATGCTTGCTCTTCTCCTTAGCAAGGGCGTCGATGCCGTCCGTGTTGTCGGTAAGGATGGTACCAGCACGATTCAAGTCGAAGCAAAGCAACTTGCCTTTTCGATCAACCTGCTGAATGACCAGGGCTTGCCGCGCCAACCTTTCAAAAGCCTTGGGGAGGTGTTCAAGGGGGCGGGCCTGGTTGCCTCCCCGGTCGAGGAGCGCGCCCGCTATGTTTACGCTCTAAGCGAAGAGTTGTCGCGCACGATCAACGATATCGATGGTGTTCTCTCGGCTCGTGTGCATGTTGTTCTGCCGAAGAATGACCTTTTGCGACAAGATGCTACTCCGTCCTCGGCGTCGGTCTTTATTCGACATGACTCCAATGCAAAGCTCTCCGCCTTGCTACCCCAGATCAAGATGCTCGTCGCTAACAGCATCGAAGGGCTATCATACGACAAGGTAACAGTCGTGTTCGTGCCGGTTGAGCGGGCTCAACATGAGCTGTTGTCTGTGCCAGCAGCTGCTGCGGGGCAATCAGGCAAGCTTGTGTCGACCCCCTTTCTTGCGGTGGGTATCGGAGGGGCCGGCGCCGCCTTGGGCGTCTTATGCTACTTGCTGCTGAGCACGCGTGTGCGCCAGCTCGGTCAATTCTTGCGGAAAGTGGCAAATCTCGGCCCAGGTGCGAGTATGCGCGCGGTCAAAACTGCCGGTAAAAAGCTGAACTCGGATTCGAGATAG
- a CDS encoding nodulation protein NolU, whose product MIHPSRFAAHLDPLLTPSTVLQLQKTPRLQERLAALLLGSELVSNGSNRGRDVLLGHDPRRASLLAGSIWHARSVLNLVSKHDLALLIENIGAEAHLCAIRHLSSAVATEAIVDPEQLSQRIEHDGYACLGAWLEQASELDRARVLLCLPVGTAAEQPAAEHHEAAGQLLSLVMAQLAAERRPA is encoded by the coding sequence TTGATCCATCCAAGCCGTTTTGCCGCGCATCTCGATCCGTTACTGACGCCTTCCACAGTGCTGCAGTTGCAGAAAACGCCCAGACTGCAGGAAAGGCTAGCCGCTTTACTGCTCGGCAGTGAACTGGTCTCGAACGGAAGTAACCGGGGAAGAGACGTTCTGCTCGGGCATGATCCGCGTCGCGCGTCACTACTTGCCGGCAGTATCTGGCACGCCCGTTCGGTGCTCAACTTGGTGTCAAAGCATGATCTTGCTCTTCTGATCGAAAATATTGGTGCGGAAGCACATCTTTGCGCTATTCGACACTTGTCCAGTGCCGTCGCAACCGAAGCGATTGTCGATCCGGAGCAACTTTCGCAACGGATTGAACATGACGGATATGCCTGCCTTGGTGCCTGGCTCGAACAAGCGTCGGAACTTGACCGTGCCCGCGTGCTTCTCTGCTTGCCTGTCGGGACCGCCGCGGAGCAGCCAGCCGCCGAACACCACGAGGCCGCAGGCCAATTGCTGTCCTTGGTGATGGCTCAATTGGCCGCGGAGAGACGGCCCGCATGA
- a CDS encoding nodulation protein NolB, which produces MISSTMLGIIPISANPAECPSEVCSSAQDRFHESLAQAASKQDPASSVSGGVPAPSEVERAVTQASPLGERVLQNLSAMHRGRLFSANALPSAAAGDPARPKSLEFGPAARPVLRSHEVEMHPVGKPEDVDHFQSTLANLKDAYNGVIQVSLVSKSAGAVSSSLNKLLSAG; this is translated from the coding sequence ATGATTTCTTCTACGATGTTGGGCATTATACCGATCTCTGCCAACCCCGCTGAATGTCCCTCTGAGGTCTGTTCATCGGCGCAAGACAGGTTTCATGAGAGTCTTGCGCAGGCGGCTTCGAAGCAAGATCCGGCCTCTTCGGTGAGTGGTGGCGTGCCGGCTCCGTCGGAAGTTGAACGTGCCGTCACACAGGCAAGTCCGCTCGGCGAGCGCGTTCTTCAGAATCTTTCTGCAATGCACAGAGGCAGGCTATTTTCTGCGAATGCACTTCCTTCGGCGGCCGCCGGCGACCCGGCTCGTCCGAAGAGTCTCGAATTCGGGCCGGCCGCGCGGCCGGTCTTGCGTTCGCACGAAGTTGAAATGCATCCGGTCGGCAAGCCGGAAGACGTGGATCATTTCCAATCGACATTGGCAAATCTGAAGGATGCTTACAACGGTGTCATTCAGGTTTCGCTCGTTTCCAAGAGTGCTGGCGCCGTAAGTTCATCTCTGAACAAGCTGCTATCAGCGGGCTAG
- the sctN gene encoding type III secretion system ATPase SctN — protein MHAALSSLRSTAKHVNTRAVRGRITKAVGTLVHAVLPGARVGELCLLQDHNTGWSLEAEVIGLLPEGVLLTPIGDMIGLSNRAEVVPTGRMQEVSVGPDLLGRVIDSFGRPLDGKGPIKTAHTRPLRGRAPNPMRRRGIERPFALGVRVLDGLLTCGEGQRIGIYGDAGCGKSTLMSQIVKGAAADVTIVALIGERGREVREFIERHIGDALGRTIAVVETSDRSATERAQCAHMATALAEYFRDQGLRVVLMMDSLTRFSRAMREIGLAAGEPPTRRGFPPSVFALLPGLLERAGMGEHGSITAFYTVLVEGDGTGDPIAEESRGILDGHIVLSRALAAREHFPAIDVLSSRSRVMDAVVSVPHRKAASVFRDLLSRYNEAEFLIKVGEYKQGGDPLTDRAIASIEELLNFLRQGQDELSTFEETVTWMSRLIA, from the coding sequence ATGCACGCGGCGTTATCATCTCTGAGATCTACGGCAAAGCACGTCAATACGCGCGCCGTGCGCGGACGGATCACAAAGGCCGTCGGCACCTTGGTTCATGCCGTGTTGCCGGGAGCCCGTGTTGGGGAACTGTGCCTGTTGCAGGATCACAATACCGGATGGTCACTTGAGGCGGAGGTTATCGGTCTGCTCCCCGAGGGCGTGTTGCTCACGCCAATCGGCGACATGATAGGCCTGTCTAACCGCGCGGAAGTGGTGCCGACCGGGCGGATGCAGGAAGTCTCAGTTGGCCCCGATTTGCTTGGCCGCGTCATCGATAGCTTCGGCCGGCCCCTCGACGGCAAGGGTCCGATAAAGACGGCTCACACTCGCCCCCTCCGGGGTAGGGCGCCCAACCCAATGAGGCGGCGTGGCATTGAGCGGCCCTTTGCGCTCGGTGTCCGCGTGCTCGACGGACTTCTGACGTGTGGCGAAGGCCAGCGGATTGGGATCTATGGAGACGCTGGTTGCGGCAAGTCGACACTAATGTCGCAAATTGTTAAAGGCGCGGCCGCCGACGTGACCATAGTTGCGCTCATAGGAGAGCGCGGACGTGAGGTGCGTGAATTCATCGAGCGCCATATTGGCGATGCACTCGGTCGTACGATTGCCGTCGTTGAGACTTCCGACCGATCAGCAACCGAGCGCGCGCAATGTGCTCATATGGCGACGGCACTCGCCGAGTACTTTCGTGATCAGGGATTGCGCGTCGTTCTCATGATGGATTCATTGACACGCTTTAGCCGGGCGATGCGTGAGATCGGGCTTGCCGCGGGAGAACCTCCGACGCGGCGCGGCTTTCCTCCGTCCGTCTTTGCGTTGCTGCCGGGTCTATTAGAGCGTGCCGGTATGGGCGAGCACGGCTCGATCACGGCCTTCTATACCGTGCTTGTCGAAGGTGACGGCACAGGCGATCCAATCGCCGAAGAGTCTCGCGGTATTCTCGATGGTCATATCGTCCTTTCACGCGCGCTCGCCGCACGAGAGCATTTTCCGGCCATCGACGTGCTGTCGAGCCGAAGTCGAGTGATGGATGCGGTCGTCTCTGTGCCACATCGCAAGGCCGCCTCTGTCTTCCGTGACCTGCTCTCGCGCTATAATGAGGCCGAGTTCTTGATCAAGGTCGGTGAATACAAGCAAGGGGGCGATCCGCTAACTGACCGCGCAATAGCCTCCATCGAGGAGCTGCTGAATTTCTTGCGTCAGGGGCAGGATGAGCTGTCCACTTTTGAGGAGACCGTCACGTGGATGTCGCGTCTGATCGCTTGA
- a CDS encoding HrpF/NolX family T3SS translocon protein, with protein sequence MLANYSLKDTVGPAPQDLSPAESAKQLAEGLAQEAWNILPPDLRAALVASGQVPEPPSAGSPAASATEPVPSSRITWNSGTLTEAELRIVSVLNRHKDKCPLDWKSLGDLANDPSTPPDLKGAIEELQQDPELFYAIGSQGDGRCGGKIKAGDLSGFSDHHSQVAAFQGQQAQSYEHNYIPSDGTGNGQPSVMTQTDALRELYLYSDNLPKNLSLADFQQIVDGEAKTGKSPPQVLAAAQYFLSHPDEWKQLYGGSVDKVHKEDFLQVASSSMNLTQAELDTLGTINKNQGAFFEKGDLTRDKLASMVDDKSLAPDVRKAASQLLSDPLIFGLMNNAITGYHTHHKFFDFGGGHTVDSGNISNNDFKQFFNNMSAANRSAHQLKTHVAQTAVEQSAVADMMMGVTDQPEIKSPKKNGGAFMHALDGVLKVGSNVLDWAATAVGVLGFIPGLGELTDLASMVLESESQAANLLHTAITGGNLKQALEEAGLSLAAQAVGCISGPEVKIAMREGLAKQAIQEAATAGVSLPVSMAQSYAEDYLNNVKGRIESEGMQAEAVYT encoded by the coding sequence ATGCTGGCGAACTACTCCTTGAAAGATACCGTCGGCCCCGCGCCACAAGATCTGTCGCCGGCAGAGTCGGCCAAACAATTAGCGGAGGGACTCGCGCAGGAGGCGTGGAATATCCTACCACCAGATCTCAGGGCCGCACTGGTTGCATCCGGGCAGGTCCCGGAGCCCCCCTCTGCTGGCAGCCCCGCTGCGAGTGCAACCGAGCCGGTGCCCAGCTCAAGGATCACATGGAACAGCGGCACGCTGACTGAGGCCGAATTGCGGATTGTGTCGGTGCTGAACCGCCATAAAGACAAATGTCCGCTCGATTGGAAGTCCCTCGGAGATTTGGCCAACGATCCCTCGACACCGCCGGATCTAAAGGGGGCGATCGAGGAACTGCAGCAGGACCCGGAGCTCTTCTATGCAATAGGCTCGCAAGGCGATGGCCGCTGCGGCGGAAAGATCAAGGCAGGCGATCTCTCCGGCTTTTCCGACCATCACTCACAGGTTGCCGCATTCCAGGGGCAGCAGGCCCAGAGCTACGAGCATAACTACATTCCATCGGATGGCACCGGAAATGGCCAGCCATCGGTCATGACCCAGACTGATGCATTACGCGAACTCTACCTGTATTCCGATAACCTGCCCAAGAACCTGAGCCTGGCCGATTTCCAGCAGATCGTCGATGGCGAGGCCAAAACCGGCAAATCCCCCCCTCAGGTTCTCGCGGCGGCGCAATACTTCCTTAGTCATCCGGACGAATGGAAACAGTTGTACGGTGGCTCGGTAGATAAAGTTCACAAAGAGGACTTCTTGCAGGTTGCTTCATCATCGATGAACCTGACGCAAGCCGAGTTGGATACGCTAGGTACGATCAACAAGAACCAAGGGGCTTTTTTCGAGAAGGGTGACCTAACCCGCGACAAGCTGGCGAGCATGGTCGATGATAAGAGTCTCGCTCCGGATGTGCGAAAGGCGGCCTCCCAGTTGCTCTCGGATCCTCTCATCTTCGGCCTAATGAACAATGCGATCACCGGCTATCATACCCACCACAAGTTCTTCGACTTCGGCGGAGGCCATACCGTTGATTCCGGCAACATCAGCAACAACGATTTCAAGCAGTTCTTCAACAACATGTCGGCAGCAAACCGAAGCGCTCACCAGTTGAAGACGCATGTCGCTCAAACGGCTGTCGAGCAGTCCGCCGTCGCAGACATGATGATGGGCGTGACGGACCAGCCCGAGATCAAATCACCCAAAAAAAACGGAGGCGCTTTCATGCACGCGCTTGACGGCGTGCTGAAGGTGGGTTCGAACGTGCTCGACTGGGCAGCGACGGCAGTTGGTGTACTTGGTTTCATCCCAGGCTTGGGCGAATTGACGGATCTCGCCTCAATGGTGCTCGAGAGCGAGTCGCAAGCAGCCAATCTCTTGCACACCGCCATCACAGGCGGCAACCTAAAGCAAGCGCTGGAAGAAGCGGGGCTCAGTCTTGCGGCGCAGGCGGTCGGCTGTATCTCCGGCCCCGAGGTAAAAATAGCTATGCGCGAAGGCTTGGCGAAACAGGCAATCCAGGAGGCCGCGACGGCTGGCGTCAGCCTGCCGGTTTCGATGGCGCAGTCTTACGCGGAAGACTATTTGAACAACGTAAAGGGGCGCATTGAGTCAGAGGGCATGCAAGCTGAAGCCGTTTACACTTAG
- a CDS encoding EscU/YscU/HrcU family type III secretion system export apparatus switch protein, which translates to MNDSGEEKKLPPTPKKLRQARKKGQIPRSNDFVSALSICAGFGCLCLRAGSIEDVWREGVQLVDKLQGQPFNSAVQQALVGLIELSMISVGPIIGAAVAAGILAGVLANGGLTLSVEPLKPSLEKLDPIKGLKRLFSQRSLVELCKSLIKVFVLGAILFFTVIATWKALVYLPICGLGCFGFVFKEFKFVIEIAAGAFLIGGLTDLLIQRWLFLRDMRMTQSEAKRETKEQEGNPQIKGEHRRLRRESANEAPLGIHRATLILTGPGILIGLRYVRGETGVPVLVCRAEGEPASQLVDQARTLHLSIIRDPALARQLSRKATMGKAVPMECFERVAQAVFAAGLA; encoded by the coding sequence ATGAACGATTCGGGCGAAGAAAAAAAGCTTCCGCCAACTCCTAAGAAGTTACGGCAGGCGCGCAAGAAAGGACAGATCCCTCGCAGCAATGACTTTGTGAGCGCGCTCAGCATCTGCGCCGGGTTCGGCTGCTTATGCCTCAGAGCGGGCTCGATCGAAGACGTATGGCGTGAAGGGGTGCAGCTCGTCGACAAGTTGCAGGGGCAGCCATTCAATAGTGCGGTCCAGCAGGCATTGGTCGGATTGATCGAACTTTCGATGATCAGCGTTGGCCCAATCATCGGTGCGGCCGTGGCTGCGGGCATCCTCGCCGGTGTCTTGGCTAATGGTGGGCTGACGCTCTCCGTGGAGCCACTAAAACCAAGTCTTGAGAAATTAGATCCTATCAAAGGACTGAAACGGCTTTTTTCTCAGAGATCGCTTGTCGAGCTTTGTAAGTCGCTGATCAAAGTGTTCGTTCTCGGCGCAATCCTGTTCTTCACCGTAATCGCGACTTGGAAGGCGCTGGTATACTTGCCTATCTGCGGTTTGGGTTGTTTTGGCTTTGTCTTCAAAGAGTTCAAGTTCGTGATTGAGATCGCTGCTGGGGCGTTTCTGATCGGCGGCTTGACCGATCTGCTAATTCAGCGGTGGTTGTTTTTGCGTGACATGCGCATGACACAGAGCGAAGCAAAACGCGAAACTAAGGAACAGGAAGGCAATCCTCAGATAAAGGGTGAACACCGTCGCCTCCGTCGCGAATCGGCGAACGAGGCGCCGCTCGGCATCCATCGCGCTACATTAATACTGACGGGACCGGGGATATTGATTGGGCTGCGCTATGTTCGTGGGGAGACTGGAGTCCCTGTATTGGTGTGCCGCGCCGAGGGTGAACCTGCTTCGCAGTTGGTTGACCAGGCGCGGACCCTGCATCTGAGCATTATCCGGGACCCCGCGCTGGCGCGGCAGCTGAGCCGAAAGGCTACGATGGGCAAGGCCGTTCCGATGGAGTGTTTTGAGAGGGTTGCTCAGGCAGTTTTTGCAGCCGGCCTGGCCTAG
- the sctT gene encoding type III secretion system export apparatus subunit SctT, with product MNGLPPTETLSLIQTALEFVVAAGLSAARALGIMLVLPVFTRPHISGMIRTSLTIVMGLPCLAHIEAGLQTLDPATRMIAVAFLGLKEIFIGLVFGMLLSVPLWSIQAVGEIIDTQRGVSNQLDDPATRSQASATGLFLGTAAVTIFVLSGGLETIVKCLYGSYLIWPVYRLLPSLTLQGAMEFITLLDHIMYTTLLVSGPVLAPLLLIEVSLMLLGRFAPQIKLNDLSAIIKNVAFGVIMVSYTVFLIEYMGAEIIQFYGVLEWLEKFFK from the coding sequence ATGAATGGCTTGCCACCCACCGAGACGCTAAGTCTAATCCAGACCGCGCTTGAATTCGTCGTTGCAGCCGGCCTTAGTGCGGCCCGGGCCCTCGGCATTATGTTGGTGCTTCCCGTATTTACCCGCCCCCACATTAGCGGGATGATCCGCACAAGCTTGACGATCGTGATGGGTCTGCCATGCCTTGCGCATATAGAAGCCGGATTGCAAACGCTGGATCCGGCCACCCGTATGATCGCCGTCGCTTTCCTTGGTCTCAAGGAGATATTTATCGGCCTGGTTTTCGGGATGTTACTAAGCGTACCGCTATGGAGCATACAGGCAGTTGGCGAAATCATCGACACCCAGCGAGGTGTTTCGAACCAGTTGGACGATCCTGCGACGCGCAGCCAAGCCTCGGCCACGGGTCTTTTTCTTGGCACTGCTGCGGTTACGATTTTCGTTCTGTCTGGAGGTCTGGAGACGATAGTCAAATGCCTCTATGGCAGCTATCTGATCTGGCCCGTGTATCGGTTATTACCGTCCCTGACCCTGCAAGGCGCAATGGAGTTTATAACGCTTCTCGACCATATCATGTACACGACCCTGCTGGTCTCGGGACCCGTGCTGGCTCCGCTGCTCTTAATTGAGGTATCTCTCATGTTGCTCGGGCGCTTTGCGCCGCAGATTAAGCTGAACGATCTCTCCGCCATCATCAAGAATGTCGCCTTTGGGGTCATCATGGTCAGCTACACCGTCTTCCTCATTGAATATATGGGAGCGGAGATTATCCAGTTCTACGGCGTGCTGGAGTGGCTCGAGAAGTTCTTCAAATGA
- a CDS encoding secretin N-terminal domain-containing protein produces the protein MKSLLYIGIFIFLGLVRALAAPLSLPSAPYSYTVLDQDLAAALQEFGNNLNIRVNVSPEVKGRIRGRMPDLAPREFLDRLTNLYNLQWYYDGLVLYVSHASEAQSRLLVLNPITLNSLKSALDALNISDERYVVRAAPGDGLVFASGPPRFIALVDETLKGLVTEAQARPNSTMVEKRAHESVLMLFRGASSTVIRDGRPEIPLSSAAPQHDSAVQAPGPGQR, from the coding sequence TTGAAGAGCCTTCTATACATTGGAATTTTCATTTTTTTGGGTCTCGTTAGGGCTCTCGCCGCCCCGCTGTCGCTGCCATCGGCTCCCTATAGTTACACGGTTCTGGACCAGGACCTCGCGGCCGCATTGCAGGAGTTCGGCAACAATTTGAATATCCGAGTCAATGTCAGCCCCGAGGTGAAGGGACGAATTCGCGGGCGAATGCCGGACCTTGCACCGCGAGAGTTCCTGGACCGTTTGACTAATCTCTACAATCTTCAATGGTACTACGATGGGCTGGTGCTTTACGTATCCCACGCAAGCGAGGCGCAAAGCCGTCTGCTTGTCTTGAATCCGATCACTTTGAATTCGTTGAAGTCGGCATTGGATGCACTTAACATCTCCGACGAGCGCTACGTCGTGAGAGCCGCACCGGGAGATGGGCTCGTCTTCGCTTCCGGTCCCCCTCGGTTTATCGCGCTTGTGGACGAAACGCTCAAAGGCCTAGTGACGGAGGCACAGGCGCGGCCAAACTCCACGATGGTGGAAAAGCGGGCACACGAGTCGGTTTTGATGCTGTTTCGCGGGGCCTCAAGTACGGTCATTCGTGATGGACGACCTGAAATCCCTCTCTCGTCTGCGGCGCCACAACATGACAGCGCGGTTCAGGCGCCTGGTCCAGGTCAGAGATGA
- the sctQ gene encoding type III secretion system cytoplasmic ring protein SctQ, which produces MAACLMPEQTSPSVELSADNVLGEPALFDPPVRLSHTVVSWLNEIAARRTILKSHLGDTPISMRMNRLVWQAQPSAASMLDCVFRIGAETAIVSLPRPLVLSLISTVQHGLSLPSDPARSLVLELALEPLLVQLENLLAQDLQVIRIDEATTQGPYLELDIAYGSLTSKARLFLFSSLEGRVPPAFCTLGELLGQLPREMHKLSPELPIMVAGEIGSLCVSVGLVRQAQAGDALLPEVIPLARGQVILTADKLWAPAEVADDRLILRGPFRLQLHPLKSAYMTTRPQAQPTTALSETDIDSIEITLVFECGRWPIPLGTLRGVNEGHVFELGRPLDGPVDIVANGRLIGQGDIVRVGEELAIRLRGRLAVND; this is translated from the coding sequence ATGGCTGCTTGTCTTATGCCGGAGCAAACTTCCCCTTCTGTGGAATTGAGCGCCGATAATGTGCTGGGTGAACCCGCTCTGTTCGATCCTCCGGTAAGATTGTCGCATACCGTTGTCTCATGGCTCAATGAGATCGCCGCTCGACGCACGATTCTGAAGAGCCACCTTGGCGATACGCCGATATCGATGCGGATGAACCGGCTCGTCTGGCAGGCACAGCCATCGGCGGCGTCGATGCTCGACTGCGTATTTCGCATCGGGGCCGAAACGGCCATCGTCTCGTTGCCACGCCCGCTGGTGTTGTCGCTGATTTCGACGGTGCAGCATGGCCTTAGCCTACCTTCGGACCCAGCCCGCTCTCTCGTCCTCGAACTTGCGCTTGAACCGTTGCTCGTTCAACTGGAGAACTTGTTAGCGCAAGATTTGCAAGTTATCCGGATCGACGAAGCAACGACGCAAGGCCCTTATCTGGAACTGGACATCGCCTACGGGTCGCTTACGAGCAAGGCGCGCCTTTTCCTATTCTCGTCCCTCGAGGGTCGGGTCCCGCCTGCATTCTGTACGTTAGGCGAGTTGCTTGGCCAATTGCCCCGAGAGATGCATAAGCTTTCTCCGGAATTGCCTATCATGGTTGCCGGAGAAATTGGCTCGCTATGCGTGTCCGTTGGGCTTGTTCGACAAGCACAAGCTGGCGACGCGCTGTTGCCGGAGGTCATTCCCCTTGCACGCGGCCAGGTCATTCTCACTGCCGACAAATTGTGGGCCCCGGCCGAGGTCGCTGACGACAGACTGATCCTACGGGGACCGTTCCGCCTGCAACTCCACCCTTTAAAGAGTGCATATATGACGACACGACCCCAAGCACAGCCAACCACCGCCCTTTCGGAAACCGACATCGACAGTATTGAGATTACGCTGGTGTTCGAATGCGGCCGTTGGCCAATCCCGCTGGGTACGCTGAGGGGCGTCAACGAAGGACATGTGTTCGAACTTGGCCGCCCCCTTGACGGTCCGGTCGACATTGTTGCCAATGGTCGATTGATCGGTCAGGGCGACATCGTGCGTGTCGGGGAGGAATTGGCTATCAGGCTACGTGGCAGGTTGGCAGTCAATGACTGA
- the sctL gene encoding type III secretion system stator protein SctL, with amino-acid sequence MTRNDLALPERPQIRPLGPLIPASELAIWSDAVRTRALAERYLQQVRNWARKAYQRERALGHSEGLRTGSDEMARLVARVACEVARRKAVLEQELPQLVMEILSGLVGSFDPGEMLVRSVRHAIEQRYGSAEVCLHVCPVNADALIREFAAFDGTDGRPKVRIDSDPTLTPDQCVLWSEFGNVDLGLAAQLRTLRLGLSRSSQEGQS; translated from the coding sequence ATGACCAGGAATGACCTAGCATTGCCAGAACGCCCGCAGATACGCCCGCTGGGTCCCCTCATACCAGCCTCGGAACTTGCTATCTGGTCCGATGCGGTACGGACGCGCGCGCTAGCAGAGCGGTATCTACAGCAGGTTCGCAACTGGGCAAGGAAAGCTTATCAGCGCGAGCGGGCACTTGGCCACTCCGAAGGCCTGAGGACAGGCTCGGACGAAATGGCGCGGCTGGTTGCCCGGGTTGCTTGTGAGGTCGCGCGGCGAAAAGCCGTGCTAGAACAGGAATTGCCACAGCTCGTCATGGAGATCTTATCTGGCCTGGTAGGCTCCTTCGATCCGGGCGAGATGTTAGTGAGGTCCGTTCGTCATGCCATCGAGCAAAGATATGGCAGCGCGGAAGTTTGTCTACATGTATGTCCTGTGAACGCCGATGCGCTGATACGCGAATTCGCGGCGTTTGATGGAACGGATGGTCGACCGAAAGTTCGAATTGATTCGGACCCGACTCTGACACCGGATCAGTGTGTATTGTGGAGCGAGTTTGGCAATGTCGATCTAGGACTTGCCGCGCAGCTCCGCACATTGCGGCTGGGCCTTAGCCGGTCTTCACAGGAAGGCCAATCTTGA
- a CDS encoding flagellar biosynthetic protein FliQ, which translates to MDEASILTHLSRSLVLFMIWVLPPLLAALVAGLGVGILQAATQLQDQTLPLTVKLLVVVAVLVLFSPVLSAPLIEQAQHIFAEFPSLTSRY; encoded by the coding sequence ATGGACGAAGCCAGCATTCTTACTCATTTGAGCCGATCTCTCGTCCTCTTTATGATTTGGGTTCTGCCACCGCTCTTGGCGGCTCTCGTGGCCGGATTGGGTGTTGGCATCCTCCAAGCGGCAACACAGCTCCAGGATCAAACCTTGCCTCTTACCGTGAAGCTCCTCGTCGTTGTCGCCGTGCTCGTTCTGTTTTCTCCGGTGCTAAGCGCCCCCCTTATCGAACAAGCCCAACATATCTTCGCTGAATTTCCCTCCCTCACATCGAGATATTAG